From the genome of Streptacidiphilus sp. PB12-B1b:
GAGGGAACCGGCATCATGGCGCAGATCCCCGGCTACCTGGTCGCGGGCAAGACCGGCACCGCGAACCGGGTCGATCCGCAGACCGGCCGCTACAGCGGCTACACCTCGTCCTTCATCGGCTTCGCCCCCGCGGACCGGCCCCGGATCACCGTCTCCTGCGTGGTGCAGGACCCAGTGGACGGGCACTTCGGCGGGGAACTGTGCGGGCCGGTGTTCAAACAGGTCATGGAGTTCGCTCTGAAGAGCCTCCAGGTGCCGCCGACCGGCGGCGCCCCGGCGAACCTGCCGGTCAACTGGTGAGTGGAGGGTACTGGTATGAACTCCGTCACACCGTCCGAGGGCGGACGGTCCGGCGAGGAGCCGGGCCGGGTGGCCGGATCGGCCCCGGGGGGCCCCTCGCTTGGCCCCGGGCAGGTCGGTACGGGTAACCTCACCGCCGTGCCCTCACGTGATCAGGAGCCCCTCCCCAGCACGGCTGCGGCGGAGAGCCGTTCCAGCTCCCCGCCCCGCCCGGCCGACCCGCGCCCGGTCCCGCTCGCCGAGGTGGCGGCGCTGCTCGGGCTCCCCGAGGCGGCGGAGCGGGCCTCCTCCCCGGCGGTGACCGGCATCACCCACGACTCCCGCGCGGTGCGCCCCGGCGACCTGTACGCGGCCCTGCCGGGCGCGCACGCGCACGGCGCGGACTTCGCCGCCCAGGCCGCCGGGCGCGGCGCGGTGGCGCTGCTGACCGACGCCGAGGGCGCCCGCCGGGCGGCCGGCTGCGGACTGCCGCTGCTGGTGGTGGAAGAGCCGCGGGCCCGGGTGGGCGCCCTGGCCGCCGCCCTGTACGGCAGCCCCGCCGAGGAGCTGCTGTCCATCGGGGTCACCGGCACCAACGGCAAGACCACCACCGCCTACCTGGTGGAGGGCGGCCTGCGGGCGGCGGGCCGGTTCCCCGGCCTGCTCGGCACGGTGGAGATGCGCGTCGGCGACCGGCGCATCAAGAGCGAGCGCACCACCCCCGAGGCCACCGACCTGCACGCGGTGCTCGCGGTGATGCGCGAACAGGGCGCGGACGCCCTGGTGATGGAGGTCTCCAGCCACGCCCTGGTGTTCGGCCGGGTCGACGGCGTGGTCTACGACGTCGCGGTGTTCAACAACCTGACGCCGGAGCACCTGGACTTCCACCCCGACATGGAGGACTACTACCGGGCCAAGGCGGGCCTGTTCGAGCCCCGCCGCTCGCGCCTGGGCGTGGTCAACCTGGACGACCCCTACGGCCGCCGGCTGGCCGGCGAGGCGGGCGTCCCGGTCGTCGGCTACTCGGCCACCGGAGATCCGGCCGCCGACTGGCGGGCCGAGGACGTCCAGCTCGGACCGGCCGGATCGACCTTCCGGGTGGCCGGGCCTGACGGCGCGTCCGCCGACGCCTCGGTCGCCCTGCCCGGGCCCTTCAACGTCGCCAACGCGCTGGCCGCGATCACCGCCCTGGTCTGCGCCGGGCTGCCGTTGGAGGCGGCCGCCGCGGGCGTCGCCGGGGTGGTCGGGGTGCCCGGGCGGATGGAGCGGGTGGACGTCGGGCAGCCGTACGTCGCCGTGGTCGACTACGCGCACAAGCCCGACGCGCTGGAGGCCGCGCTGCGCTCGCTGCGCGAGGTGACCAAGGGCCACGTGCACGTGGTCATCGGCTGCGGCGGGGACCGCGACCCGTTCAAGCGCGGCCCGATGGGCGCCATCGCCGCCCGCTACGCCGACACCGCCGTCCTCACCAGCGACAACCCCCGCTCGGAGGATCCGCTGGCGATCCTGGCCGCCATGTTCGAGGGCGTGGTCGAGGTGCCCGAGGCGGAGCGCGGCGCGGTCCTGGTCGAGCCGGACCGGGCCCGGGCGGTCGCCGCCGCCATCGCCCTGGCCCACGCCGGGGACTGCGTGCTGGTGGCGGGCAAGGGCCATGAACTCGGCCAGTACGTGCGCGACGAGATCCGACCCTTCGACGACCGTGCGGTGCTGCGCGAGGCGATGCTGAGGTCGGGCCCGACCATTGACGCCGTGCTCCCGCTGCACGGCGACGCCAAGGAGTAGAGCCAACGTGATCCCGCTGACCCTCGCCGAGGTGGCCCAGGCCACCGGCGGGACCCTGTACGACACGCCCGACCCGCAGGCACCGGTCACCGGCCCGGTGGTGCACGACTCCCGCACGGTGGAGCCGGGTTCGCTCTACGTCGCCGTCGTCGGCGAGCGCGTGGACGGCCACGACTACGCGGCCTCGGCGGTCGCCGACGGCGCGGTGGCGGTCCTGGCCTCCCGCCCGGTCGGCGTGCCCGCCGTGGTCGTCGAGGACGTCCTGGACGCCCTCGCCCGGCTGGCCCGCGCGGTCACCGCGCGCGCCACCGGCACCACCGTGATCGGCCTGACCGGCTCGGCCGGGAAGACCAGCACCAAGGACCTGATCGCGCAGCTGCTCGGCCGGGTGGGCTCCACGGTCTTCACCCAGGGCTCCTTCAACAACGAGATCGGCTTCCCGATCACCGCGCTGCGGGTGGAGCCCTCCACCCGCTTCCTGGTGCTGGAGATGGGCGCCCGGGGCAAGGGCCACATCGCCGAGCTGACCGCGATCACCCCGCCCCGGATCGGCCTGGTGCTCAACGTCGGCACTGCCCACATCGGCGAGTTCGGCGGCCGCGAGGCCATCGCCGAGGCCAAGGGCGAGCTGGTGGAGTCGCTCACCGCCGAGGGCGTCGCGGTGCTGAACGCGGACGACCCGCTGGTGCGGGCGATGGCCTCGCGCACCAAGGCCCGGGTGGTCTGGTTCGGCGAGTCCGAGCAGGCGCACGTGCGCGCCCAGGACGTCCGATTGGACGCATCCGGACGCGCCCGCTTCACCCTGGTCGCACCGGGCGGTTCCGCGCCGGTCGCCCTGCGGCTCTACGGTGAGCACCATGTCTCCAACGCGCTTGGCGCCGCCGCCGTGGCCCTGGAGTGCGGGCTGGGCGTCGCCGAGACGGCCGCCGCGCTCGGCGAGGCCGGGAGCCTGTCCCGGTGGCGGATGGAGCTGACGGAGCGTCCGGACGGCGTCACGGTCATCAACGACGCCTACAACGCCAACCCCGACTCGATGCGGGCCGCCCTGCGGGCGCTCGCGGCGATCGGAGGCAGGGGGCCCGGGGCCCGCCGTACCTGGGCGGTCCTGGGGGAGATGCGGGAACTCGGCGAGGACTCCCTCGACGAGCACGACGCGGTGGGCCGGCTGGCGGTGCGGCTGAACATCACCACGCTGGTGGCGGTGGGCGGCAGGGAAGCAGCCTGCATGGAGCTGGGCGCGAGGAACGAAGGTTCGTGGGGTGAGGAGTCGGTGCTGGTGTCCAACGCGGATGCGGCGATCGGGTTGTTGCGTGAGCAAGTCGGGCCGGGGGACGTGGTGCTGGTGAAGGCATCGCGTTCGGTCGGTCTGGAACGGGTCGCCGAGGCGCTGCTCGCCGACGTGCCCGGTGCGGTGGACGGAGCCTCCTCGTGAGTCACGTCCTTGCGGGGCCCGGCCCCGCGATGGTCGAACTGGCGTCCTCCAGCAGTTCGCCGATGCGGCAGATCCTCTTCGCCGCGGCCTTCGCCCTGGTGCTGTCGCTGGTCGGCACCCCGGTGCTGATCCGGATCCTGGCCAAGCACGGCTACGGCCAGATGATCCGCGACGACGGCCCCAAGGCGCACCACAGCAAGCGCGGCACCCCCACCATGGGCGGCATCGCGTTCATCCTGGCCACCCTGGTGGCCTACGGGATGACCAAGGCCATCGTCGGCTCCATGCCCTCGGCCTCGGCGCTGCTGGTGCTGTTCCTGTTCACCGGCATGGGCCTGGTGGGCTTCCTGGACGACTACATCAAGATCGTCAAGCAGCGCTCGCTGGGCCTGCGGGCCAAGGCCAAGATGGCCGGGCAGCTGATCGTCGGCATCGTCTTCGCGGTCGGCTCGCTGAACTTCGCCGACTCCCAGGGCACCACCCCGGCCTCGACCGACCTCTCCTTCGTCCGCGACTTCGCCTGGTCGCTCGGCCCGGTGCTGTTCGTGCTGTGGGCCATCTTCATGATCCTGGCCATGTCCAACGGGGTGAACCTGACGGACGGTCTGGACGGCCTGGCCACCGGCGCGTCGGTGATGGTGTTCGGCGCCTACGTCTTCATCGGCATCTGGGAGTACGGCGAGACCTGCAGCTCGGCCACGACCGCCGGAGCCAACTGCTACCAGGTCAGCAGCCCGCTGGACCTGGCCGTGGTCGCCGCCGCGCTGATGGGCGCCTGCTTCGGCTTCCTGTGGTGGAACACCTCGCCCGCCAAGATCTTCATGGGCGACACCGGCTCGCTGGCCCTCGGCGGCGCCCTGGCCGGGCTCGCCATCTGCTCGCACACCGAGATGCTGCTGGCCATCCTGGGCGGCCTGTTCGTGCTGATCACCCTCTCGGTGATCATCCAGGTCGGCTCCTTCCGGATGACCGGCAAGCGGGTCTTCAAGATGGCCCCGCTCCAGCATCACTTCGAGCTCAAGGGCTGGTCCGAGGTGCTGATCGTGGTCCGCTTCTGGATCATCCAGGGCCTGTGCGTCGCCGTCGGCCTGGGCATCTTCTACGCCGGATGGGTGGCCTCGTGACGACCGGTCACCGGCCGGAGTGGCCGCAGGCGGACGACTGGAAGGACCTCCCGGTCACCGTCGCCGGCCTGGGCATCTCCGGCGTGCCCGCCGCCAGGGTCCTGGCCGGGCTCGGCGCCCGGGTCACCGTGGTGGACGGCGGCGACGGCCCCCGGCAGCAGGCGCACGCCGCCGAGCTGCGGGCGCTCGGCGTCACCGTCCGGCTCGGCGACGGCGCGAGCCTGCCCGAGGGTGTCCGACTGGTCGTCACCACCCCCGGCTGGCCGCCCAGCAGCCCGCTGTTCCTGGCCGCCGAGGCGGCCGGGGTGCCGGTCTGGGGCGACGTCGAGCTGGCCTGGCGGCTGCGCCGGCCGCTGGAGTCCACCGGCGAGCCCGCCCCCTGGCTGGCCGTCACCGGCACCAACGGCAAGACCACCACCGTGCGGATGCTGGCCTCCATCCTCGGCGCGGCCGGGAAGCGCACCGCCGCCGTCGGCAACGTCGGCGTCTCGGTGCTGGACGCGGTCCTGGCCGAGGAGCCGTACGACGTCCTCGCCGTGGAGCTGTCCAGCTTCCAGCTGCACTGGGCGCCCTCGCTGCGCCCGCACTCGGCGGTGGTGCTCAACCTCGCCGCGGACCACCTCGACTGGCACGGCTCGATGCAGGCGTACGCCGCCGACAAGGGCCGGATCTACGAGGGCAACACGGTCGCCTGCGTCTACAACACCGCCGACCCGGCCACCGAGGAGCTGGTCCGCGCGGCCGACGTGGTGGAGGGCTGCCGGGCGGTCGGCTTCACCCTCGGCGCGCCCGGCCCCGGCCAGTTCGGCGTCGTCGACGGCCTGCTGGTCGACCGCGCCTTCGCGCCCGACTACCACCGCAACGCCGCCGAGCTGGCCTCGGTGGACGACGTCCGGCCCGCGGCGCCGCACAACATCGCCGACGCCCTGGCCGCCGCCGCCCTGGCCCGGGCGTACGGCGTCGAGCCCCGCGCCGTCCGCGACGGCCTGCGCGCCTTCCGGCCGGACGCCCACCGGATCGCGCAGGTCGCCGAGGTCGACGGGGTCGTCTGGGTGGACGACTCCAAGGCCACCAACCCGCACGCCGCCGCCGCCTCGCTGGCCGCCTACCGGCCGGTGGTCTGGATCGCCGGGGGCCTGGCCAAGGGCGCCGACATGGACGAGCTGGTGGCCGGCGCCGCCGACCGGCTGCGCGGCGCGGTGCTGATCGGCGCCGACCGCTCGCTCATCCGCGCGGCGCTGGCGCGACACGCCCCCGAGGTCCCGGTCATCGAGCTGCCCGACGGACAGACTGGTGCACCGGCGATGGCCGCCGCCGTCCACGCGGCGGCCGGGCTCGCCCAGCCCGGCGACACCGTGCTGCTCGCCCCGGCCTGCGCCTCGATGGACATGTTCGCCGACTACGGCGAGCGCGGCGACCTCTTCGCCGCCGCCGCCCGCGCGCTGGCCTAGGGGCGACCGGCCCGGACCGCACGTACCAGCCCGAACCGCACGTACCAGGGGAGAGGGGACGCCGTGCCAGGGACCGGCGACGGCCGAGCCAGGGTCCGCCCGGCGGACCGCCCCGCCGCCGGGCGCGCCGGAGCCGCCCGGCCCGGGCGCCGCGGCGGCGCGCAGCCGGGCGCCCGGCCCGCCGCCGGTCGCCCGGCCCGGGCCGCCCTCCCGCAGCAGACCAGCGTCGCGGTGTTCCGCTCCCGCAGCGGCCTCGGCCGCCCGGGAGCCGCCTGGGCCCGCTTCCAGCGCGGCTTGGCCCGCCCGCTGACGCCGTACTACCTGCTGCTGGGCTCCTCCGCGATGATCCTCAGCCTCGGCCTGGTGATGGTGTTCTCCGCCTCCCAGATCGAGGCCCGCAACGACGGCCTGCCGTTCGCGTACTTCTTCGAGAAGCAGCTCACCTCGGTGCTCATCGGCAGCGGCCTGATGTACGTCGCCGCCCGGATGCCGGTGCGGCTGCACCGCGCGCTGGCCTACCCGCTGCTGCTGGCGGTGATCGCGCTGCTGGTGCTGGTCGCCCTGCCGGGCGTCGGCACCTCCGTCAACGGCAACCGCAACTGGATCCGGCTGGGCGGCCCGGTCCAGATCCAGCCCTCCGAGTTCGCCAAGCTCGCCCTGGTGCTGTGGGGCGCCGACCTGCTGGCCCGCAAGCAGCAGCACAAGATGCTGGACCAGTGGAAGCACCTGCTCGTCCCGCTGGCGCCGATGGCGGTGCTGCTGCTCACCCTGGTGCTGGCCGGCGGCGACATGGGCACCGCGATGATCATCTGCGCGCTGCTGTTCGGGCTGCTGTGGATCTCCGGCGCCCCGCTGCGGCTGTTCGGCGCGGCTACCGCCGTCGCCCTCGGCTTCAGCGCCGCGCTGATCGTGCTGGTGCCGCACCGGCTCGGACGGCTCAACTGCATCGGCGCCACCCACATGCCCGCCGACGGCTCCTGTTGGCAGGCTGTTCACGGAGTGTACGCCCTGGCCACCGGCAGGCTGTTCGGCACCGGACTGGGCGCCAGCATCGAGAAATGGGGCCAACTCCCGGAGCCGCACACCGACTTCATCTTCGCGGTCACCGGCGAGGAGCTGGGCCTGGCGGGCACGCTGTCGGTGCTCGCCCTGTTCGCGGCACTAGGGTATGCGGGTATCCGCGTGGCGGAACGCACGAAGGACCCCTTCACCAGGTACGCAGCGGGAGCCGCCACCACCTGGATCATGGCCCAGGCCGTGATCAACATCGGTGCGGTGCTGGGACTTCTGCCCATTGCGGGCGTCCCGCTCCCGATGTTCTCCTACGGGGGTTCGGCGCTGCTCCCGGCCATGTTCGCGGTCGGTATGCTGCTCTGCTTCGCACGCAGTGAACCGGCCGCGAAGGCGGCCCTGGCCGCACGGAACAGAAGAGCTCGGGGCAGTCTCCT
Proteins encoded in this window:
- a CDS encoding UDP-N-acetylmuramoyl-L-alanyl-D-glutamate--2,6-diaminopimelate ligase; the encoded protein is MNSVTPSEGGRSGEEPGRVAGSAPGGPSLGPGQVGTGNLTAVPSRDQEPLPSTAAAESRSSSPPRPADPRPVPLAEVAALLGLPEAAERASSPAVTGITHDSRAVRPGDLYAALPGAHAHGADFAAQAAGRGAVALLTDAEGARRAAGCGLPLLVVEEPRARVGALAAALYGSPAEELLSIGVTGTNGKTTTAYLVEGGLRAAGRFPGLLGTVEMRVGDRRIKSERTTPEATDLHAVLAVMREQGADALVMEVSSHALVFGRVDGVVYDVAVFNNLTPEHLDFHPDMEDYYRAKAGLFEPRRSRLGVVNLDDPYGRRLAGEAGVPVVGYSATGDPAADWRAEDVQLGPAGSTFRVAGPDGASADASVALPGPFNVANALAAITALVCAGLPLEAAAAGVAGVVGVPGRMERVDVGQPYVAVVDYAHKPDALEAALRSLREVTKGHVHVVIGCGGDRDPFKRGPMGAIAARYADTAVLTSDNPRSEDPLAILAAMFEGVVEVPEAERGAVLVEPDRARAVAAAIALAHAGDCVLVAGKGHELGQYVRDEIRPFDDRAVLREAMLRSGPTIDAVLPLHGDAKE
- the murF gene encoding UDP-N-acetylmuramoyl-tripeptide--D-alanyl-D-alanine ligase, with product MIPLTLAEVAQATGGTLYDTPDPQAPVTGPVVHDSRTVEPGSLYVAVVGERVDGHDYAASAVADGAVAVLASRPVGVPAVVVEDVLDALARLARAVTARATGTTVIGLTGSAGKTSTKDLIAQLLGRVGSTVFTQGSFNNEIGFPITALRVEPSTRFLVLEMGARGKGHIAELTAITPPRIGLVLNVGTAHIGEFGGREAIAEAKGELVESLTAEGVAVLNADDPLVRAMASRTKARVVWFGESEQAHVRAQDVRLDASGRARFTLVAPGGSAPVALRLYGEHHVSNALGAAAVALECGLGVAETAAALGEAGSLSRWRMELTERPDGVTVINDAYNANPDSMRAALRALAAIGGRGPGARRTWAVLGEMRELGEDSLDEHDAVGRLAVRLNITTLVAVGGREAACMELGARNEGSWGEESVLVSNADAAIGLLREQVGPGDVVLVKASRSVGLERVAEALLADVPGAVDGASS
- the mraY gene encoding phospho-N-acetylmuramoyl-pentapeptide-transferase, which codes for MRQILFAAAFALVLSLVGTPVLIRILAKHGYGQMIRDDGPKAHHSKRGTPTMGGIAFILATLVAYGMTKAIVGSMPSASALLVLFLFTGMGLVGFLDDYIKIVKQRSLGLRAKAKMAGQLIVGIVFAVGSLNFADSQGTTPASTDLSFVRDFAWSLGPVLFVLWAIFMILAMSNGVNLTDGLDGLATGASVMVFGAYVFIGIWEYGETCSSATTAGANCYQVSSPLDLAVVAAALMGACFGFLWWNTSPAKIFMGDTGSLALGGALAGLAICSHTEMLLAILGGLFVLITLSVIIQVGSFRMTGKRVFKMAPLQHHFELKGWSEVLIVVRFWIIQGLCVAVGLGIFYAGWVAS
- the murD gene encoding UDP-N-acetylmuramoyl-L-alanine--D-glutamate ligase, with the translated sequence MGGLVTTGHRPEWPQADDWKDLPVTVAGLGISGVPAARVLAGLGARVTVVDGGDGPRQQAHAAELRALGVTVRLGDGASLPEGVRLVVTTPGWPPSSPLFLAAEAAGVPVWGDVELAWRLRRPLESTGEPAPWLAVTGTNGKTTTVRMLASILGAAGKRTAAVGNVGVSVLDAVLAEEPYDVLAVELSSFQLHWAPSLRPHSAVVLNLAADHLDWHGSMQAYAADKGRIYEGNTVACVYNTADPATEELVRAADVVEGCRAVGFTLGAPGPGQFGVVDGLLVDRAFAPDYHRNAAELASVDDVRPAAPHNIADALAAAALARAYGVEPRAVRDGLRAFRPDAHRIAQVAEVDGVVWVDDSKATNPHAAAASLAAYRPVVWIAGGLAKGADMDELVAGAADRLRGAVLIGADRSLIRAALARHAPEVPVIELPDGQTGAPAMAAAVHAAAGLAQPGDTVLLAPACASMDMFADYGERGDLFAAAARALA
- the ftsW gene encoding putative lipid II flippase FtsW; the protein is MPGTGDGRARVRPADRPAAGRAGAARPGRRGGAQPGARPAAGRPARAALPQQTSVAVFRSRSGLGRPGAAWARFQRGLARPLTPYYLLLGSSAMILSLGLVMVFSASQIEARNDGLPFAYFFEKQLTSVLIGSGLMYVAARMPVRLHRALAYPLLLAVIALLVLVALPGVGTSVNGNRNWIRLGGPVQIQPSEFAKLALVLWGADLLARKQQHKMLDQWKHLLVPLAPMAVLLLTLVLAGGDMGTAMIICALLFGLLWISGAPLRLFGAATAVALGFSAALIVLVPHRLGRLNCIGATHMPADGSCWQAVHGVYALATGRLFGTGLGASIEKWGQLPEPHTDFIFAVTGEELGLAGTLSVLALFAALGYAGIRVAERTKDPFTRYAAGAATTWIMAQAVINIGAVLGLLPIAGVPLPMFSYGGSALLPAMFAVGMLLCFARSEPAAKAALAARNRRARGSLLGLPQRTIARFGKARQRRER